The following coding sequences lie in one Rutidosis leptorrhynchoides isolate AG116_Rl617_1_P2 chromosome 4, CSIRO_AGI_Rlap_v1, whole genome shotgun sequence genomic window:
- the LOC139840811 gene encoding uncharacterized protein, whose protein sequence is MLEFSGETLTIYLAAGTDVVSSVLVAEHGGTQMPVYFVSMVLQHGEVNYKPVEKLIFVLVHTARRLRRYFQAHPMLVLTDSPIKQVLRKPEVSGRLAKWAIELGEHEIHYAPRTAVKGQIMADFMVEFIYAAPPAPVVEEVPNIVTWELFTDGASSSDGAGAGLILIGPGGEEHTYALRFEFPASNNEAEYEALLSGLRMAEKVGIKYLKVLVDSQLVANQMNGTFEARDPAMQNYLALAEEMANKFERFSITQEAATVEEVETWMSPIVTYLKNGTLPVDGATARKIRMKAPMYMLRDGVLFKKSFRPTAFKVCWPKRGRNNRKGGA, encoded by the exons ATGTTAGAGTTCTCAGGCGAAACTTTGACAATTTACTTGGCGGCGGGAACTGATGTTGTTAGCTCGGTGCTTGTCGCGGAGCATGGCGGCACACAGATGCCAGTTTATTTTGTGAGCATGGTGCTACAACATGGAGAAGTCAACTACAAACCGGTCGAGAAGCTCATTTTCGTGTTGGTCCACACCGCAAGACGGTTGCGACGGTACTTTCAAGCGCACCCAATGCTTGTGCTAACTGATTCGCCTATTAAACAG GTATTGAGAAAACCGGAGGTTTCTGGCAGGCTAGCCAAGTGGGCAATCGAACTGGGTGAACATGAAATCCATTACGCCCCCCGTACCGCTGTCAAAGGCCAAATCATGGCAGATTTTATGGTTGAATTCATATACGCCGCGCCACCAGCGCCGGTCGTCGAAGAAGTACCGAATATCGTCACATGGGAACTATTCACGGACGGAGCATCGAGTTCTGACGGAGCGGGTGCAGGTCTAATTTTAATTGGTCCTGGCGGAGAGGAGCATACCTACGCGTTGCGTTTCGAGTTCCCCGCCTCCAATAATGAAGCGGAATATGAGGCATTGCTATCTGGTTTGAGAATGGCTGAAAAGGTGGGAATAAAATACCTAAAGGTGTTGGTTGATTCCCAACTCGTGGCGAATCAGATGAACGGGACATTTGAAGCTAGGGATCCGGCTATGCAAAATTATTTGGCATTGGCAGAAgaaatggccaacaaattcgagcgTTTCTCAATAACGCAA GAGGCAGCCACTGTAGAAGAGGTCGAGACGTGGATGAGTCCTATCGTTACGTACCTAAAGAATGGGACGTTGCCGGTCGACGGGGCAACGGCACGTAAGATTCGTATGAAAGCACCTATGTACATGTTAAGGGATGGAGTTCTGTTCAAGAAATCCTTCAGGCCCACCGCTTTTAAGGTGTGTTGGCCCAAGCGAGGCAGAAACAATCGTAAGGGAGGTGCATGA
- the LOC139840810 gene encoding uncharacterized protein, with the protein MLHPLPAVLTTPLTLGAYDGTTDLEDFLQQFEHAVKTQHWDSSRACHMFPGQLQAVAREWFAKLPALSISSYTDLRTKFVQHFQNFKRTELTHLDAHSIKIRSHESLMNFTSHFTAECQKIPDLPESQQISAYIMGICQTRHLSLVKSMRRKLSKTYVEAVKMVKDYVRSEEFVDDAVGDHSTTDRSDKDDKGNNKGNTGNKYKGSGSSGHRGYGRSSHKSDYRNSYRPYERYAPKRLSAEEESLVKSLSKTPKEILATEEISKDFTPPKPMQPRFAVDKSKWCIFHEDKGHDVDDCRELKNVIVERLKLEELDHLKPSSVKVPGTKKFAWQRGKKKAPEKHIHMVQMWHVSHVRKVEVLEEWECAPITFPDFWRVCPTDLPITITATVGRCKVSRIYVDTESAVDVLYEHCFLQLPQDVQDKLKPPLHPVAGFTGEMTWPLGRVSIDVTLEENMKRRTVALNFVVVRSQSKYNIIMGREALCEFGAIVSTVHGMMKFPTPLGVATIFSDRVPIVGQVEQPLHQTAPIEQGGSVIINHSFPEKTIQIGHTLSDAMKSALCELLVNNADVFAWQESDMTGVPRTIAEHRLNANPSMIPVRQKKRGMALERSIFLRNEVEKLVQANILREVKYQTWVANLVLVRKK; encoded by the coding sequence atgttacatccgtTGCCCGCCGTCCTTACTACTCCCCTCACGCTAGGGGCATATGACGGCACCACGGATCTGGAGGACTTCTTGCAGCAATTCGAACATGCTGTCAAGACGCAGCATTGGGATAGCTCGAGGGCGTGCCACATGTTCCCGGGGCAGCTCCAAGCCGTCGCGAGAGAGTGGTTTGCCAAATTACCTGCCTTGAGCATATCCAGCTATACGGACCTCAGAACTAAGTTTGTGCAGCATTTTCAGAACTTTAAACGCACCGAACTGACCCACCTAGATGCGCACAGCATCAAGATCAGGTCGCATGAATCCCTAATGAATTTTACTTCCCACTTCACAGCGGAATGCCAAAAAATTCCAGATCTTCCTGAATCGCAGCAGATCTCCGCGTACATCATGGGAATCTGCCAAACTCGTCATTTATCGTTGGTAAAATCGATGCGGCGTAAGTTGTCAAAAACGTACGTTGAAGCTGTAAAAATGGTAAAGGATTATGTACGTTCCGAGGAGTTTGTAGACGATGCCGTTGGGGATCACAGCACAACGGACCGGAGCGATAAAGACGACAAGGGAAACAACAAAGGTAATACAGGTAACAAATATAAAGGAAGTGGTAGCAGCGGCCACAGGGGCTACGGACGTTCCAGTCATAAGTCTGACTATCGTAACAGCTACCGTCCTTATGAACGGTACGCACCCAAGAGGTTGTCGGCGGAAGAGGAAAGTTTGGTCAAGTCATTGTCAAAAACGcctaaagaaattttggcaacggaaGAGATAAGTAAAGATTTTACGCCACCAAAGCCGATGCAGCCCCGTTTCGCTGTAGATAAAAGTAAATGGTGTATTTTTCACGAAGATAAAGGTCATGACGTGGATGACTGTAGGGAACTAAAGAATGTGATAGTTGAACGGCTGAAATTGGAGGAACTTGACCATCTAAAACCGTCAAGTGTTAAAGTCCCCGGGACGAAGAAATTTGCCTGGCAACGGGGAAAAAAAAAAGCTCCAGAAAAACACATCCACATGGTACAAATGTGGCATGTGAGTCACGTTCGTAAGGTGGAAGTTTTGGAGGAATGGGAATGTGCCCCTATCACGTTTCCTGATTTCTGGAGGGTCTGTCCCACTGACCTACCCATAACGATAACCGCCACGGTAGGACGATGCAAGGTCTCGAGAATTTATGTAGATACGGAAAGCGCTGTTGATGTCTTGTACGAGCATTGCTTCTTACAGCTACCACAAGATGTGCAGGACAAGCTAAAACCCCCACTCCATCCCGTCGCGGGGTTCACAGGTGAAATGACTTGGCCTCTGGGTCGAGTAAGCATTGACGTTACGTTAGAGGAAAATATGAAACGGCGAACGGTAGCTTTAAACTTTGTGGTTGTCAGAAGCCAGTCGAAGTACAACATTATCATGGGACGGGAAGCGTTGTGCGAATTCGGCGCGATAGTATCAACTGTGCATGGCATGATGAAATTCCCAACTCCGTTAGGCGTTGCAACTATTTTCTCTGATAGGGTCCCGATTGTGGGCCAGGTTGAACAGCCGTTGCATCAGACAGCACCGATTGAACAAGGGGGAAGCGTTATCATCAATCATTCCTTTCCTGAGAAGACAATACAGATTGGACACACGTTATCCGACGCAATGAAAAGTGCGTTATGTGAACTCTTGGTAAACAACGCTGACGTGTTTGCATGGCAAGAGTCAGACATGACGGGAGTACCTCGTACCATTGCAGAACATCGTTTAAATGCCAACCCAAGTATGATTCCAGTAAGGCAAAAGAAACGGGGCATGGCTCTGGAGCGTAGCATCTTCCTAAGGAATGAAGTCGAGAAGTTGGTACAAGCAAACATATTGCGAGAGGTTAAGTACCAAACATGGGTTGCCAATCTAGTACTGGTCAGAAAAAAATGA